A region of Flocculibacter collagenilyticus DNA encodes the following proteins:
- the murF gene encoding UDP-N-acetylmuramoyl-tripeptide--D-alanyl-D-alanine ligase: protein MIKVTLAWLAKKLDAKLVGKNRDIEHVNTDTRTLQQDELFIALRGPNFDGHNFADLAVEKKAAAIVVDHQLDIDIPQLVVADTKLALGHIGKAIRDEVNPKVIAITGSAGKTTIKEMTTAIMSRRGNVLSTKGNFNNEIGVPLTLLRLQPEHDIAVVELGANHLGEIAYTTSLASPDYALISNVAEAHLEGFGDIHGVARAKGEIFTGLPEGGIAIYNADSEFADYWQRRLSDKKVRTYAISAELQADFYASDINVDKKGCASFTLNTPVGTTELHLTIPGNHNVANAVAAASLSISAGASLEDVKLGLAAMQSITGRVNLIEVNEQLTVIDDTYNANVESVKAAIELLSSYKSYQIFVLGDMAELGHDARMYHEQVGEYAKEKSIDNLFTLGVLSQSASEVFNGDGKHFSSRQTLLEHLHQLINAQSQPVTVVVKGSRSSRMELVVNGLMDVNKDTDQENTSC, encoded by the coding sequence ATGATAAAAGTAACATTAGCGTGGTTAGCTAAAAAGCTAGACGCAAAATTAGTCGGAAAAAATCGCGATATCGAGCACGTTAATACTGACACTCGAACATTACAACAAGATGAACTTTTTATTGCATTACGTGGGCCTAATTTTGATGGGCATAACTTTGCTGATTTAGCGGTAGAAAAAAAAGCGGCGGCAATTGTGGTTGATCATCAATTAGATATCGATATTCCGCAACTTGTGGTGGCCGATACAAAGTTAGCACTAGGCCATATTGGTAAAGCTATTCGTGATGAAGTTAACCCAAAAGTGATTGCAATCACAGGAAGTGCAGGTAAAACCACAATCAAAGAAATGACCACCGCGATTATGAGTCGCAGGGGAAATGTACTTTCAACTAAAGGCAATTTTAATAACGAAATTGGCGTGCCGCTTACGTTATTACGTTTACAGCCAGAGCATGATATTGCTGTGGTTGAGTTAGGCGCAAATCACCTTGGTGAAATTGCATACACCACGTCATTAGCCAGCCCTGACTACGCGTTAATTAGCAATGTTGCTGAAGCACATTTAGAAGGGTTTGGTGATATACACGGTGTAGCACGCGCAAAAGGGGAAATTTTTACGGGTTTACCTGAAGGTGGTATCGCAATTTACAATGCAGACAGCGAGTTTGCTGATTATTGGCAGCGCCGTTTAAGTGACAAGAAGGTACGCACTTATGCGATCAGTGCTGAGTTGCAAGCAGATTTCTATGCGTCTGATATTAACGTTGATAAAAAAGGTTGTGCTTCTTTTACCTTAAATACGCCAGTAGGAACAACGGAGTTACACCTTACTATTCCTGGCAATCATAACGTCGCAAATGCAGTTGCCGCAGCATCATTAAGTATCAGTGCAGGTGCTAGCTTAGAAGACGTAAAGCTGGGTTTAGCTGCGATGCAGAGTATTACAGGCCGGGTGAATTTAATTGAAGTCAATGAACAGTTAACGGTTATTGATGATACCTACAACGCTAATGTCGAATCTGTAAAAGCGGCAATAGAACTGTTATCAAGCTATAAAAGTTACCAAATTTTTGTACTGGGCGATATGGCGGAACTTGGGCATGACGCGAGAATGTATCATGAGCAGGTTGGCGAATACGCAAAAGAAAAATCTATCGACAATTTATTTACTCTTGGCGTATTAAGCCAAAGTGCGAGTGAAGTGTTTAATGGCGACGGTAAACACTTTTCTTCACGACAAACATTACTAGAACATTTACACCAACTAATTAATGCGCAATCGCAACCTGTTACTGTTGTTGTTAAGGGATCGCGCAGCTCACGTATGGAACTTGTGGTTAATGGCCTGATGGATGTGAATAAGGACACCGATCAGGAGAATACTTCATGTTAG
- the mraY gene encoding phospho-N-acetylmuramoyl-pentapeptide-transferase, whose amino-acid sequence MLVWLAEYLTQYYSAFNVFSYLTLRSILSILTALFISLFFGPKLIRKLQRMQIGQTVRDDGPESHFAKSGTPTMGGILILGAILCSTLLWADLTNKYVWVTVFVVAAFGLIGYVDDYRKVIRKDPKGLIAKWKYFWQSLVAIVVAFFLYSTSTLAAETALVVPFFKNVLPQLGLMYLLLTYFVIVGTSNAVNLTDGLDGLAIVPTILVAAAFAVIAYVTGNVNFSAYLHIPYIPMTDELVIVCTAIVGAGLGFLWFNTYPAQVFMGDVGSLALGAVLGIIAVLVRQEFVLFIMGGVFVMETVSVILQVGSYKLRGQRIFRMAPIHHHYELKGWPEPRVIVRFWIISIMLVLIGLATLKIR is encoded by the coding sequence ATGTTAGTTTGGTTAGCTGAATATTTAACGCAATACTATAGCGCTTTTAATGTTTTTTCGTATCTAACGTTGCGCTCTATTTTAAGTATATTAACTGCGTTATTTATTTCACTATTTTTTGGACCAAAATTAATTCGTAAATTACAACGAATGCAAATTGGTCAAACCGTTCGTGATGATGGCCCAGAGTCTCATTTTGCAAAGTCTGGCACCCCTACTATGGGTGGAATACTTATCTTGGGTGCTATTTTATGTAGCACCTTGTTATGGGCTGATCTTACTAATAAATACGTGTGGGTAACTGTGTTTGTTGTCGCTGCGTTTGGCTTAATTGGTTACGTAGATGATTACCGAAAAGTGATCCGTAAAGATCCGAAAGGACTGATAGCGAAATGGAAATATTTTTGGCAATCATTGGTTGCTATTGTGGTCGCATTTTTCTTATACAGCACTTCAACACTAGCTGCTGAAACCGCTTTAGTGGTGCCGTTTTTCAAAAACGTATTACCACAGTTAGGGCTGATGTACTTGTTACTTACCTATTTTGTTATCGTCGGGACGAGTAATGCAGTTAATTTAACCGACGGTTTAGACGGTTTAGCTATTGTGCCAACCATATTAGTTGCAGCTGCATTTGCTGTTATTGCATATGTAACAGGCAACGTTAACTTCTCTGCATATTTGCACATTCCTTATATACCGATGACAGATGAACTTGTGATTGTGTGCACCGCAATTGTGGGCGCGGGTCTAGGATTTTTATGGTTTAACACTTACCCAGCCCAAGTGTTTATGGGGGATGTGGGCTCGTTAGCTCTTGGTGCGGTGTTAGGCATTATTGCTGTGTTAGTAAGGCAAGAATTTGTTTTATTTATTATGGGCGGCGTTTTTGTTATGGAAACAGTGTCGGTCATATTACAAGTGGGTTCTTATAAATTACGTGGCCAACGTATATTCCGGATGGCACCAATTCACCATCATTATGAACTAAAAGGCTGGCCTGAGCCGAGGGTAATCGTTAGATTTTGGATAATTTCAATCATGTTAGTACTGATTGGCTTGGCTACGTTGAAAATTAGATAA
- the murD gene encoding UDP-N-acetylmuramoyl-L-alanine--D-glutamate ligase yields MSYLTGLQQQHISILGAGISGLAAARYLKAHDCHVTVYDDRAHQPNLEALQKLGVTVCYQEFDACLLQQSDLIVVSPGIALSHPALSEVRARGIDVIGDVELFARINSKPVIAITGSNGKSTVTQLVGELLNQSGISACVAGNIGLAVLGGLFQDSHENYDVFVLELSSFQLETLESLRPLSATVLNISEDHMDRYNSYKDYIQAKHHIYRNAALCVYNSDDQYTYPEVKTAACIDFSVKSNRSAFFFNHATQEICFDSKLYGGDSNLISPTGAQHFNTLSMRDIGITGLHNISNIMAALALISPFNIDFATLKPLINQFKGLPHRCELIGTQDGIAWINDSKATNVGATVAAIEGVAPLCKGKVILIAGGDSKAADLSPLSAIVAQYVSTVFVYGKDADLLMQVIPNAEPVKSLNDAVTSAQQLASEGDVVLLSPACASLDMYKNFEARGEHFVQLVNDLSTNKSSSGGSI; encoded by the coding sequence ATGAGTTATTTAACAGGTTTGCAGCAACAACATATTTCTATTCTGGGCGCTGGAATTTCAGGGCTTGCAGCTGCGCGCTATTTAAAGGCTCATGATTGCCATGTGACGGTTTATGACGATAGGGCGCATCAACCTAATTTGGAAGCGCTACAGAAACTTGGCGTAACAGTATGCTACCAAGAGTTTGATGCGTGTTTATTACAGCAATCTGATTTAATAGTTGTTAGTCCAGGTATTGCACTGTCTCACCCTGCGCTTTCAGAAGTGCGTGCTCGAGGGATTGACGTGATTGGCGATGTTGAGCTATTTGCCCGAATAAACAGTAAACCAGTGATAGCGATTACTGGCTCGAATGGTAAATCGACAGTGACCCAGTTAGTGGGGGAGCTGCTGAATCAATCTGGAATCTCAGCATGCGTCGCAGGCAATATTGGTTTAGCAGTCTTAGGTGGCTTATTCCAAGATAGCCATGAAAATTATGATGTATTTGTATTGGAACTGTCGAGTTTTCAATTAGAAACATTGGAGTCACTAAGGCCGCTAAGTGCAACCGTACTTAATATTTCTGAAGATCACATGGATAGGTACAATTCTTATAAAGATTATATTCAAGCAAAGCATCATATCTATCGCAATGCAGCGCTGTGTGTATACAATAGTGATGACCAATACACATATCCAGAAGTAAAAACCGCAGCTTGTATTGATTTTAGCGTTAAGAGTAACCGTTCAGCGTTTTTCTTTAATCATGCTACCCAAGAAATATGTTTTGATAGCAAGTTATATGGTGGTGACTCAAACTTAATTAGCCCTACGGGTGCTCAGCATTTTAATACGCTAAGTATGCGTGATATTGGTATTACGGGCTTACATAACATCTCAAATATTATGGCCGCGTTAGCGCTAATCTCGCCATTTAACATCGACTTTGCCACTCTAAAACCTTTGATTAATCAGTTTAAAGGGTTACCACACCGCTGTGAATTAATTGGTACACAAGATGGTATTGCTTGGATTAACGACTCTAAAGCGACCAATGTAGGTGCTACGGTAGCTGCTATTGAGGGCGTTGCGCCTTTATGTAAGGGGAAGGTGATTTTAATTGCTGGTGGAGACAGCAAGGCAGCCGATTTATCACCGCTAAGCGCAATTGTAGCGCAATATGTATCAACAGTATTTGTGTATGGAAAGGATGCAGATTTATTAATGCAAGTGATACCAAATGCTGAACCTGTAAAGTCATTAAATGACGCTGTAACTAGTGCACAGCAATTGGCAAGTGAAGGTGATGTTGTACTGTTATCTCCCGCCTGCGCCAGTTTGGATATGTATAAAAACTTTGAGGCTCGCGGAGAGCATTTCGTCCAATTGGTTAATGATTTATCTACCAATAAATCATCAAGTGGAGGAAGCATATGA
- the ftsW gene encoding cell division protein FtsW — protein sequence MSTVSQTASATADGVTQSKVTATSLWHAFTQWLSADNNDTNLYDRSLVFSAFTLMLIGLVIVSSASMPVAERLFGNSMQIMFKHMVFMVLGLVAALVTLQFPMEWWKKYNAFLLLVGLVLLITVLIIGKNVNGSTRWIVLGPINIQSAEPAKLFYFSYLAGYMVRRHGEVIDNLKGFIKPLVVFFILALLLLLQPDLGTVVVMLVATVGLLFLAGAKLWQFFGLMITGTIAVITLIIIEPYRVRRVISFWDPWQDQFGSGYQLTQSLMAYGRGDWFGQGLGNSVQKLEYLPEAHTDFVFAILAEEVGFIGVICVLALLMFLVVKAMLIGKRALETGKAYEGYFAYAIGIWFSFQTAVNVGASAGILPTKGLTLPLVSYGGSSLIIMCIATAVIIRIDHELRMMSLQATSSGVKKRNNKSKKQEDKPLAIVEKTRGKHTDNTEAHQTTATKLNSRKEPELTVMTQESDINFDLPPEPVLDKEAETAKKEEEVSHA from the coding sequence ATGAGCACAGTGAGCCAAACAGCTTCAGCCACTGCTGATGGCGTAACACAAAGCAAAGTTACAGCTACTTCGTTATGGCATGCCTTTACACAATGGTTATCGGCTGATAATAACGACACTAACCTATATGACAGATCGTTAGTATTTAGTGCTTTCACGTTAATGCTCATTGGCTTGGTCATTGTGTCTTCAGCCTCAATGCCCGTTGCTGAACGTTTATTTGGTAATAGCATGCAGATAATGTTTAAACACATGGTCTTTATGGTGTTAGGCCTAGTTGCCGCGCTGGTGACACTACAATTCCCAATGGAGTGGTGGAAAAAATATAACGCATTCTTATTGCTTGTTGGCCTTGTGTTATTAATCACCGTGTTAATCATTGGTAAGAATGTCAATGGTAGTACTCGTTGGATTGTTTTAGGGCCTATCAATATCCAATCAGCAGAACCTGCAAAACTCTTTTATTTTAGCTACTTGGCAGGCTATATGGTTAGAAGGCATGGTGAAGTTATTGATAATTTAAAAGGGTTTATTAAGCCCTTGGTTGTTTTCTTCATTCTTGCATTACTGTTATTGCTTCAGCCTGACTTGGGAACGGTAGTTGTGATGTTGGTGGCCACAGTTGGTTTGCTTTTTTTAGCAGGTGCGAAGTTATGGCAGTTTTTTGGCTTAATGATCACCGGCACGATTGCAGTCATCACGTTAATTATTATTGAACCTTACCGTGTTAGACGAGTCATCTCATTCTGGGATCCATGGCAAGATCAATTTGGTAGTGGCTATCAGTTAACGCAATCTCTTATGGCGTATGGTAGAGGTGATTGGTTTGGTCAGGGGCTAGGCAATAGTGTCCAAAAATTAGAGTATTTACCCGAAGCACATACCGACTTTGTTTTTGCCATTTTAGCTGAAGAAGTGGGTTTTATAGGCGTAATATGCGTGCTTGCGTTATTAATGTTTTTAGTTGTTAAAGCAATGCTTATTGGTAAGCGAGCGCTTGAAACTGGCAAAGCATACGAAGGGTATTTTGCATATGCTATTGGCATTTGGTTTAGCTTTCAAACCGCAGTCAATGTAGGTGCGAGTGCAGGTATCTTGCCAACTAAAGGCTTAACTTTACCACTGGTTAGCTATGGTGGTTCTAGCTTAATTATTATGTGTATTGCGACCGCTGTGATTATTAGAATTGATCACGAACTTAGAATGATGTCGCTGCAAGCCACTTCTTCTGGGGTTAAGAAAAGAAATAATAAATCGAAAAAACAGGAAGATAAGCCTTTAGCAATCGTTGAAAAAACGAGGGGAAAACATACTGATAATACCGAGGCTCACCAAACAACAGCAACCAAGCTTAATAGCAGAAAAGAGCCTGAGTTAACCGTGATGACACAAGAAAGCGACATTAATTTTGATTTACCACCTGAGCCAGTGTTGGATAAAGAAGCTGAAACTGCGAAAAAAGAAGAGGAGGTAAGCCATGCTTAA
- the murG gene encoding undecaprenyldiphospho-muramoylpentapeptide beta-N-acetylglucosaminyltransferase has product MLKTSSKTVMVVAGGTGGHIFPGIAVAKLLEQRGWQVIWVGTSDRMEARIVPQQGFDIEYINVSGVRGNGLKKLVKAPMMVLHAVMQAKKLIKQYKPDVMLGMGGYVTGPCGVAAKLSKVPLLIHEQNAVAGFTNKMLAKIADQVLLGFPNIKDVGDNAIYVGNPVRAELIAEAAEPVTQALSESDIISTEKSGQSAINVLVVGGSLGAKVLNDSLPRFFSQLPDEIKVNVWHQVGKGNQHQVSQDYQNINADIQVNEFIDDMSAAYQWADVVICRAGALTVSEVAAAGVAAVFVPLPHAVDDHQTANANWLVENDAGVILPQSELLKNGLNTVFLPLLKEPKLIQAMGKKAKSLAVINATETVADICEQYTRLV; this is encoded by the coding sequence ATGCTTAAAACATCCTCTAAAACAGTGATGGTTGTAGCTGGTGGCACTGGCGGGCATATTTTTCCGGGTATTGCGGTTGCTAAATTATTAGAACAACGAGGCTGGCAAGTTATCTGGGTAGGTACGTCAGATAGAATGGAAGCTCGAATTGTGCCGCAGCAAGGGTTTGATATTGAGTATATTAATGTGTCGGGCGTGCGTGGTAATGGCCTTAAAAAGCTAGTTAAAGCACCAATGATGGTGCTGCATGCAGTAATGCAAGCAAAGAAACTGATTAAGCAATACAAGCCTGATGTCATGCTTGGTATGGGAGGCTATGTAACTGGGCCTTGTGGGGTGGCTGCCAAATTATCGAAAGTGCCATTACTCATTCATGAACAAAACGCTGTTGCGGGCTTCACGAATAAAATGCTGGCAAAAATAGCGGATCAAGTGTTACTAGGCTTCCCAAACATTAAAGATGTGGGTGATAACGCAATATATGTAGGTAACCCTGTGCGTGCCGAGTTAATCGCAGAGGCTGCTGAACCCGTAACACAAGCCCTATCAGAGTCAGACATTATTAGCACTGAGAAAAGCGGACAATCAGCGATCAACGTGCTGGTAGTTGGTGGTAGCTTAGGGGCAAAAGTACTTAATGACAGTTTGCCGCGCTTTTTTAGTCAGTTACCTGACGAGATAAAGGTCAATGTTTGGCATCAGGTCGGTAAAGGCAATCAGCATCAAGTAAGTCAAGATTATCAAAATATCAATGCGGATATACAGGTTAACGAATTTATTGATGATATGTCAGCGGCCTATCAATGGGCGGATGTCGTTATTTGTCGAGCAGGCGCTTTAACCGTAAGTGAAGTAGCAGCCGCAGGAGTCGCAGCGGTATTTGTACCGTTACCTCATGCAGTTGATGATCATCAAACAGCAAATGCTAATTGGTTGGTAGAGAATGATGCGGGTGTTATTTTACCTCAGTCAGAGTTATTAAAAAACGGCTTAAATACCGTGTTTTTACCACTACTAAAAGAGCCAAAGTTAATTCAAGCAATGGGGAAAAAAGCCAAGTCGCTAGCGGTGATTAACGCTACCGAAACCGTTGCAGATATTTGTGAACAATATACACGTTTAGTTTAA
- the murC gene encoding UDP-N-acetylmuramate--L-alanine ligase: protein MSQQLSQFIPEMKRVNRIHFVGIGGAGMGGIAEVILNEGYQVSGSDTSNNSVVRRLKGLGAEIALGHHADNITNASVVVTSSAISSDNDEIVAAKAKRIPVIRRAEMLAELMRFRHGIAIAGTHGKTTTTSLIATIFGEAELDPTFVIGGLLNSAGTNARLGKSRYLVAEADESDASFLHLQPMVSVVTNIEADHMDTYEGDFEKLKSTYIEFLHNLPFYGLAVMCIDCPVIQSIREQVGRKIVTYGMSEDADFQITNYRQQHSQSQFTVITPDHGKLDIVLNLPGAHNALNATAAIAVALDEGIKVEKIISALASFEGIGRRFQQYGEFNTEQGNIVLVDDYGHHPTEVAATIASARAGWPDKRLVMAYQPHRFSRTRDLYEDFVKVLSQVDVLLLLEVYSAGEEPIANADSKSLCRTIRQRGALDPIYIETPKELLGVLADVLQDGDMLITQGAGNIGGIVQTLEQAKLEKSALKRVAGEADE, encoded by the coding sequence ATGAGTCAGCAGTTAAGTCAATTTATACCAGAAATGAAAAGAGTAAACCGTATCCACTTTGTTGGAATTGGCGGGGCTGGCATGGGCGGAATTGCTGAGGTTATTTTAAACGAAGGGTACCAAGTGTCTGGCTCAGATACGAGTAATAACAGTGTAGTGCGAAGGCTAAAAGGATTAGGAGCTGAGATAGCATTAGGTCACCATGCAGATAATATAACCAATGCGAGTGTAGTGGTAACGTCTAGTGCAATTTCATCGGACAATGATGAAATTGTTGCAGCAAAAGCCAAGCGAATCCCTGTGATTAGGCGAGCGGAAATGCTGGCTGAGCTAATGCGATTTCGTCATGGCATCGCAATTGCGGGAACACACGGAAAAACCACCACAACAAGCTTAATTGCAACCATATTTGGTGAAGCAGAATTAGATCCTACTTTTGTGATTGGTGGGCTACTGAACAGTGCTGGCACGAACGCCCGTTTAGGTAAAAGTCGATACTTAGTTGCAGAAGCGGATGAAAGCGATGCTTCATTTTTGCATTTACAGCCTATGGTCAGTGTGGTCACAAATATTGAAGCCGATCATATGGATACCTATGAAGGCGATTTTGAAAAGTTAAAGTCTACTTATATAGAGTTCTTACATAACTTACCATTCTATGGCTTAGCGGTGATGTGCATTGACTGTCCGGTCATTCAATCCATCCGCGAGCAAGTAGGGCGTAAAATAGTAACTTATGGCATGTCTGAAGATGCTGACTTTCAAATAACAAATTACCGTCAGCAACATAGTCAAAGTCAATTCACGGTTATAACTCCAGATCACGGAAAGTTAGATATCGTATTAAATTTACCCGGTGCACATAATGCGTTAAATGCTACCGCAGCTATTGCTGTGGCACTGGATGAAGGAATAAAAGTAGAGAAAATTATTAGTGCATTAGCATCGTTTGAGGGGATTGGCCGTCGTTTTCAACAGTACGGAGAATTTAATACTGAGCAAGGCAATATTGTATTAGTAGATGATTATGGACACCACCCCACTGAAGTTGCCGCTACCATCGCTTCTGCACGCGCCGGTTGGCCTGATAAGCGTTTAGTGATGGCATATCAACCGCATCGTTTTTCCCGTACACGCGACTTATATGAAGACTTTGTCAAAGTGTTATCACAAGTAGATGTGCTGTTATTGTTAGAGGTTTATTCTGCGGGTGAAGAGCCGATTGCTAATGCCGATAGCAAAAGTTTATGCCGAACGATACGTCAGCGCGGTGCGTTAGATCCAATTTATATTGAAACGCCCAAAGAGTTATTAGGCGTATTGGCTGATGTACTGCAAGATGGCGATATGTTAATTACACAAGGTGCAGGCAATATTGGCGGTATTGTGCAAACCCTTGAACAAGCAAAATTAGAAAAATCAGCGTTAAAACGTGTAGCAGGAGAGGCCGATGAGTAA
- a CDS encoding D-alanine--D-alanine ligase, which produces MSNVGKIAVLLGGNSAEREVSLKSGNAVLNGLLKVGVDAIAFDPAERDLQELKALKVDKVMIVLHGRGGEDGSIQGALEHLGIPYTGSNVLGSAIAMDKVRTKHIFTALGLPTANYGIALKDENVDCVKLLAELGGKVMVKPANEGSSIGMAMADSVNSLHQAIEQAFKFDEEVLIEQWIEGREFTVSILNGEALPVIEMRTPHQFYDYSAKYQSSNTEYFCPCDLPDAQSKQLQQHALRAFKAVGAKGWGRVDAMQDQQGNMYLLEVNSVPGMTEKSLVPMAAAAYGLSFSELCMAIVKGKNN; this is translated from the coding sequence ATGAGTAATGTTGGCAAAATTGCAGTGCTTTTAGGTGGAAACTCTGCTGAAAGAGAAGTGTCGTTAAAGTCTGGTAACGCTGTCTTAAATGGACTGCTTAAAGTTGGTGTTGATGCTATTGCATTTGACCCCGCAGAGCGTGATTTACAAGAATTAAAAGCCTTAAAAGTTGATAAAGTCATGATCGTTTTGCATGGCCGTGGGGGCGAGGATGGCTCAATCCAAGGGGCGTTGGAACATTTAGGTATACCGTACACAGGCTCAAATGTACTTGGTTCGGCTATTGCCATGGATAAAGTGAGAACAAAGCATATTTTCACTGCACTAGGTTTACCTACGGCAAATTACGGTATTGCACTAAAAGATGAAAACGTTGATTGCGTTAAATTGTTGGCTGAGCTAGGCGGCAAAGTGATGGTGAAACCTGCCAATGAAGGATCAAGTATTGGCATGGCGATGGCTGACTCTGTGAATTCATTACATCAAGCAATTGAGCAGGCATTTAAGTTTGATGAGGAAGTTTTGATTGAGCAATGGATTGAAGGCAGAGAGTTTACTGTATCAATCCTCAATGGCGAGGCACTACCCGTGATCGAGATGCGTACACCGCACCAATTTTATGATTACAGTGCTAAGTATCAGTCATCAAATACAGAGTATTTTTGTCCTTGTGACTTACCAGACGCACAATCTAAACAATTACAGCAACATGCATTGCGTGCATTTAAAGCGGTTGGTGCTAAGGGCTGGGGCAGAGTTGATGCTATGCAAGATCAACAAGGAAATATGTACTTATTAGAAGTGAATTCAGTTCCTGGGATGACGGAGAAGTCATTAGTGCCAATGGCAGCGGCGGCTTATGGATTGTCGTTTAGCGAGCTGTGTATGGCAATTGTTAAAGGTAAAAATAATTGA
- a CDS encoding cell division protein FtsQ/DivIB: protein MDKQLPMLLAKSRYLNWSFWLGVMFFVVVLVGLTYVGQKVVFWLGEGGDAPVSEIIIMGERHHTNEEMITQAITPEQFTSLFDLDVNQVQQQVEALPWIYSASIRKQWPGKLHIYVVEQQAVAIWNNDLLLNVNSEVFSAPIAPEQRLLPKLFGPEGSEIDAWREFKGLNALLKINDFEIKELLLSERFAWQVVLSNGIQLQLGQKETVERVQWFIDLYPTISTHNNAQIDVVDLRYDTGLAVKWKSNNEELQKS from the coding sequence ATGGATAAGCAGCTACCAATGCTATTGGCGAAGTCGCGTTACTTAAACTGGTCATTTTGGCTAGGGGTGATGTTTTTTGTTGTTGTATTGGTAGGGCTTACTTATGTTGGTCAAAAAGTGGTTTTTTGGTTAGGTGAGGGCGGAGACGCGCCGGTTAGTGAAATTATTATTATGGGTGAACGGCACCATACTAACGAAGAAATGATCACACAAGCCATTACACCAGAGCAATTTACCAGCTTATTTGACCTAGATGTTAATCAGGTGCAGCAGCAAGTAGAGGCACTACCATGGATTTACAGCGCCTCAATTAGGAAACAGTGGCCGGGTAAATTACATATTTATGTGGTTGAGCAACAAGCTGTTGCGATTTGGAATAACGACTTGTTATTAAACGTAAATAGTGAAGTATTTTCAGCGCCAATTGCACCAGAGCAACGTTTATTACCTAAATTGTTTGGCCCAGAAGGTAGTGAAATCGACGCGTGGCGAGAGTTTAAAGGGTTAAATGCATTACTCAAAATTAATGATTTTGAGATTAAAGAGTTGTTATTGTCAGAGCGTTTTGCTTGGCAAGTTGTATTAAGTAATGGCATTCAATTGCAATTAGGGCAGAAAGAAACGGTAGAGCGGGTTCAGTGGTTTATAGATTTATATCCCACTATATCCACGCATAATAATGCGCAAATTGATGTTGTCGATTTACGATACGACACAGGATTAGCGGTGAAATGGAAGTCAAATAATGAAGAATTACAAAAGAGTTAA